One Cyprinus carpio isolate SPL01 chromosome A16, ASM1834038v1, whole genome shotgun sequence genomic region harbors:
- the LOC109109104 gene encoding frizzled-1-like, with product MAARGASALFLLAFGILGASAQYGDRGMSVPEHGFCQPITIPLCTDIAYNETIMPNLLGHTNQEDAGLEVHQFYPLVKVQCSPDLKFFLCSMYAPVCTVLEQALPPCRSLCERARQGCEALMNKFGFQWPESLACESFPVHGGELCVGQNTSERSAPVNPTPGVTQATPEHHRKGRFRCPASLKVPPYLNYRFLGEENCGAPCEPKKLNGVMYFSEDEQKFARIWIGIWSVLCCASTLFTVLTYLVDMKRFSYPERPIIFLSGCYTMVSVAHIAGFLLEDKVVCNEQFDNEFRTVVQGTKKEGCTILFMMLYFFSMASSIWWVILALTWFLAAGMKWGHEAIEANSQYFHLAAWAVPAIKTITILAVGQVDGDVLSGVCFVGINSVDALRGFVLAPLFVYLFIGTSFLLAGFVSLFRIRTIMKHDGTKTEKLEKLMVRIGIFSVLYTVPATIVIACYFYEQAFRDLWEQTWSAQSCKTYAVPCPAHNPQMNPDFTVFMIKYLMTLIVGITSGFWIWSGKTLNSWRKFYTRLANSKQGETTV from the coding sequence ATGGCCGCGCGCGGTGCGTCCGCGCTCTTCCTGCTCGCCTTTGGAATACTGGGAGCGAGCGCGCAGTACGGAGACCGCGGCATGTCGGTTCCCGAGCACGGCTTCTGCCAGCCCATCACCATCCCTCTGTGCACGGACATCGCGTACAACGAGACTATTATGCCCAACCTCCTCGGCCACACGAACCAGGAGGACGCGGGGCTGGAGGTGCACCAGTTCTACCCGCTCGTTAAAGTGCAGTGCTCGCCGGACCTCAAGTTCTTCCTGTGCTCCATGTACGCGCCGGTGTGCACGGTGCTGGAGCAGGCGCTGCCGCCGTGCCGTTCGCTGTGCGAGCGCGCGCGTCAGGGCTGCGAGGCGCTCATGAACAAATTCGGCTTCCAGTGGCCGGAGAGTCTCGCGTGCGAGTCGTTCCCCGTGCACGGCGGAGAGCTGTGCGTGGGGCAGAACACGTCTGAGCGGAGCGCACCGGTCAACCCGACTCCAGGTGTGACCCAAGCGACACCTGAACATCACAGGAAGGGGCGTTTTAGATGCCCGGCTTCGCTGAAAGTCCCGCCGTATCTAAACTACCGCTTCCTGGGCGAGGAAAACTGCGGCGCGCCGTGCGAACCCAAAAAACTCAACGGGGTGATGTACTTCAGCGAGGACGAGCAGAAGTTTGCGCGCATTTGGATCGGGATTTGGTCGGTTTTGTGCTGCGCGTCCACTTTATTCACCGTCTTGACTTATTTAGTGGACATGAAGCGCTTTAGTTACCCGGAAAGACCCATTATATTCCTTTCCGGGTGTTATACGATGGTGTCCGTCGCCCACATCGCCGGATTTCTGCTGGAGGACAAAGTGGTTTGCAATGAGCAGTTCGATAATGAGTTCAGGACGGTGGTTCAAGGCACCAAAAAGGAAGGCTGCACCATCCTGTTCATGATGTTGTACTTCTTCAGCATGGCCAGCTCCATCTGGTGGGTCATTCTTGCGCTCACTTGGTTCCTCGCGGCCGGGATGAAATGGGGTCACGAGGCCATTGAAGCAAATTCGCAATATTTCCATCTCGCAGCGTGGGCGGTGCCAGCCATCAAGACCATCACCATCCTCGCCGTGGGTCAAGTGGATGGAGATGTGCTCAGCGGCGTCTGCTTCGTGGGCATCAACAGCGTGGACGCGCTGCGCGGATTCGTCCTGGCGCCGCTCTTCGTCTACCTGTTCATCGGTACTTCGTTCCTCCTGGCGGGCTTCGTGTCTCTGTTCCGCATCAGGACCATTATGAAGCACGACGGCACCAAAACGGAGAAGCTGGAGAAGCTGATGGTGCGCATAGGCATCTTCAGCGTCCTCTACACGGTTCCAGCCACCATCGTGATCGCGTGCTACTTCTACGAACAGGCCTTTCGGGATCTGTGGGAACAGACGTGGAGCGCGCAATCGTGCAAGACGTACGCGGTGCCGTGCCCGGCGCACAACCCGCAGATGAACCCGGATTTCACGGTGTTTATGATCAAGTACCTGATGACCCTGATCGTGGGCATCACGTCTGGATTCTGGATATGGTCTGGAAAGACGCTTAACTCGTGGAGAAAGTTTTACACGAGACTGGCGAACAGCAAACAAGGAGAAACAACAGTGTGA